From Roseibium alexandrii DFL-11, the proteins below share one genomic window:
- a CDS encoding SEL1-like repeat protein, whose product MTRKPLNRNILKAAFVAAIIGGAGAVALSGDAVRPAAKAERIDPTIEEMIKQARGLQKVGRWEAAADLLTQLASDGHPVALYHLGRAYKNGWGVDADLDQARLIFMEAVRYSFAYRGETAYELGRLFQRSSGERCAEIALQWFHKALGWDYPKAHVQLAKHYERGIGTERDLTLAFHHYEKAAIAGYPSSTINYARILLNGRYGSTPNPEQALFWAERAIAGLEKKARDGSASSAKTLGRLYRDGEFMTADRALARDWFLRSADLGDAGAMHDLALMMLATSDDKGSVQEALKWLRLAAKAEHGGALTGLARLHLKEKHGLDADAAVELLERGVAAGHPGAMEELGRLYAKGKLVEQDRTKAFELARKGADRGHQGSATLLEELQKTDEANLTILLRSTPQDTSNKEG is encoded by the coding sequence ATGACCCGCAAGCCATTGAACCGAAACATTCTAAAAGCAGCCTTTGTCGCTGCGATCATCGGTGGGGCCGGCGCTGTCGCCCTCTCCGGCGATGCGGTTCGCCCGGCAGCAAAGGCCGAGCGGATCGATCCCACGATCGAGGAAATGATCAAACAGGCCCGCGGCCTTCAGAAAGTCGGCCGCTGGGAAGCTGCCGCCGATCTCCTGACACAGCTTGCCAGCGATGGTCATCCGGTTGCTCTTTACCACCTGGGCCGGGCCTACAAGAACGGCTGGGGCGTTGACGCGGACCTCGACCAGGCACGCCTGATCTTCATGGAAGCCGTGCGCTACTCCTTCGCTTATCGCGGCGAGACGGCTTATGAGCTGGGACGGCTGTTCCAGCGCTCGTCCGGCGAACGGTGTGCGGAAATCGCCCTGCAGTGGTTCCACAAGGCCCTCGGCTGGGATTACCCGAAAGCACACGTTCAACTCGCAAAACACTATGAGCGCGGCATCGGCACAGAGCGGGATCTGACCCTCGCCTTTCATCATTACGAGAAAGCTGCGATTGCCGGATATCCATCGTCAACCATCAACTACGCCCGGATCCTTTTGAACGGCCGTTACGGCTCTACACCCAACCCGGAACAGGCTTTGTTTTGGGCTGAGCGCGCCATTGCCGGTCTTGAAAAGAAAGCCCGCGACGGTTCTGCAAGCTCAGCCAAAACGCTGGGCCGGCTCTACCGGGACGGCGAGTTCATGACAGCGGACCGGGCCCTTGCCCGCGACTGGTTCCTGCGCTCTGCGGACCTCGGTGATGCCGGTGCCATGCACGATCTGGCGCTGATGATGCTGGCGACCTCCGACGATAAGGGCTCCGTACAGGAAGCTCTGAAGTGGCTCCGCCTTGCCGCTAAAGCAGAACACGGCGGTGCCCTCACCGGCCTTGCCCGCCTGCATCTGAAGGAAAAACATGGCCTCGATGCCGATGCAGCTGTCGAGCTCCTGGAGCGCGGAGTGGCTGCCGGCCACCCGGGTGCCATGGAAGAGCTTGGCCGCCTTTATGCAAAAGGCAAGCTTGTCGAGCAGGACCGGACCAAGGCGTTCGAACTTGCCCGGAAAGGTGCCGACCGTGGCCACCAGGGCAGCGCTACTCTGCTCGAAGAGCTTCAGAAAACCGACGAAGCAAATCTCACCATTCTTCTGCGGAGCACTCCGCAAGACACCAGCAACAAGGAGGGCTGA
- a CDS encoding NUDIX hydrolase, whose protein sequence is MGLPIAPLDQTTWTLLGSEKVFEAGDRLKVLRQTVELPDHTRVEDYYQIDLPTYATVYAVTEKDEVLLLEQYKHGVGHVCLTLPGGQIDPGENPEFAARRELLEETGYGGGRWTAGPALVLHGNQRVALGHIFVARHVIQLSDPCPGDLEEMQLRLRSRKRVQQDLLNGALPITSHAAAVGIAETMIRASGA, encoded by the coding sequence ATGGGATTGCCAATCGCCCCCCTGGACCAAACGACCTGGACGCTTTTGGGCAGTGAAAAGGTTTTTGAAGCCGGAGATCGTCTGAAAGTCCTTCGACAGACCGTCGAGTTGCCTGACCACACCCGTGTGGAAGACTATTATCAGATAGACCTGCCGACCTATGCGACAGTCTATGCTGTAACGGAGAAAGATGAAGTTCTGCTTCTGGAGCAATACAAGCATGGTGTCGGACATGTGTGTCTGACACTCCCGGGCGGGCAAATTGATCCGGGTGAGAACCCTGAGTTTGCTGCCCGCCGGGAGCTTCTGGAAGAAACGGGCTATGGCGGTGGCCGCTGGACCGCAGGACCGGCCCTGGTGCTTCACGGAAACCAACGGGTCGCGCTCGGACATATCTTTGTCGCCCGCCATGTCATCCAGCTCAGTGATCCATGTCCTGGCGATCTGGAGGAAATGCAACTCAGGCTGCGGTCCCGAAAACGGGTTCAACAAGACCTTTTGAACGGCGCTCTGCCAATTACATCCCACGCAGCCGCGGTCGGGATTGCCGAAACCATGATCAGGGCGAGTGGTGCCTAA
- a CDS encoding PAS domain S-box protein: MRKWISDVAQDATFWLVLVFICASAISAYVIAVDFGQKARTADLSAAAQAQNELLTATRSFYSREVVDKLYSSQDVTVSHDYHGNELTIPAPVSMTLALENELALLGAKSRIRMLSNHPWPWRDGREIDDFEREALAALAENPEQPFQRLEQREDGNVFRSATAVRMEGSCVACHNTHPESPKTDWEIGDLRGIQEVVLPASALYGGSLTSINSLIVMLGIAFLAAATLTFVLSSQRQKALTRVHDLADAEREKNAALEAAIIRAETGEAQVNAVLETMLDGVVTLSPSGDLLSANPAALQMFGVQSFEDLSGKRICDIFPDEDAHVLPFACCSGKSAPLETDKNRFEVTGRRFDGSLYPVELSLSKTIVEGQDTYTAILRDLTEQKAAAAKLQQVETRLVDAIESLPDGFVLYDAEDRLVLCNSKYKEFYSSSADLIRPGRTFEEIIREGAQRGQYQVTGDALEDWVELRMENHRNPGAPMEQHLDDGRWLRVIESRTSEGGMVGFRVDITELKKREQELVSSQGLLRNVVSASFDGIIVMDGSGTVLDFSPAAEEVFGWSAVELVGRKMSDYIIPEKYRAMHDAGLEKFLKTGEGPVLGKRIEIEGLHREGHEIIVELAIRHTRGEKGPLFLGYVRDITERKAAEEALRVAKEKAEAANEAKAQFLAMMSHEIRTPMNGVLGILSLLRDTDLDPVQKAYVKTARESGRSLLELINDILDFSKLEAGRTELEKAPFRLKTVVKSIADLFMPIAQEKGLTIDLNYPADVPQVVSGDAGRLRQVLLNLVSNAVKFTEIGSIDISVSLDEDDPVQPVFRFTVKDTGIGIAKDKHQTLFGDFVTIDTSYTKKQGGTGLGLAISKRLSSLMDGEIHVESLPGAGSTFHFCVPLERADDAIELPEPEVAMLEEHIPDGLTVLVAEDNATNQIVVSHALERAGCDIDIANNGKEAVIAAQNRDYDCILMDISMPEMDGLEAAQHIQNGQRNAKTPIIALTAYALRGDRERFLAAGMSDFLSKPVEKQDLLACIARNVRHHAPKLDHAAPQATSQELGEARTLLADMPPELQEKLLNQFKADTREKSESARLAAQTHDFTQLERATHALKSVAGTFGATRLTTIAAEINTLVREEKTAAALTRVDELQSISDDTLADVKALAGEMGINLTSDP; encoded by the coding sequence ATGCGGAAGTGGATATCTGATGTTGCGCAGGACGCCACTTTCTGGCTCGTCCTTGTGTTCATATGTGCATCTGCAATTTCGGCTTACGTCATCGCAGTCGACTTCGGCCAAAAGGCGAGAACAGCGGATCTTTCCGCAGCCGCCCAAGCGCAGAACGAACTGCTGACTGCGACCCGCTCTTTTTATTCGCGCGAAGTGGTCGACAAGCTTTACTCCTCCCAAGATGTCACCGTCAGTCATGATTATCATGGGAACGAGCTGACAATTCCAGCTCCCGTCTCCATGACGTTGGCGCTGGAAAATGAACTGGCGCTTCTTGGCGCCAAAAGCCGGATCAGGATGTTGTCCAATCATCCCTGGCCATGGCGCGATGGCCGGGAAATCGATGATTTCGAGCGTGAAGCTCTGGCTGCCTTGGCCGAGAACCCGGAACAGCCGTTTCAACGGCTTGAACAGCGCGAGGATGGTAACGTTTTTCGCAGCGCCACTGCCGTTCGTATGGAAGGCAGCTGTGTCGCCTGCCACAACACGCATCCAGAGTCTCCCAAGACTGACTGGGAAATTGGCGACCTTCGCGGTATTCAGGAAGTCGTACTCCCGGCGAGCGCGCTTTACGGCGGCAGCCTAACATCAATCAACAGCCTGATCGTGATGCTCGGCATCGCTTTTCTGGCGGCAGCTACGCTGACTTTTGTGCTTTCGTCTCAGCGCCAAAAAGCTCTGACACGTGTGCATGATCTTGCCGATGCGGAGCGGGAAAAAAACGCCGCCCTTGAAGCGGCCATCATCCGCGCTGAAACCGGCGAAGCGCAAGTCAACGCTGTTCTTGAAACGATGCTGGATGGAGTTGTGACGTTGTCTCCGTCCGGCGATCTCTTGAGTGCCAATCCGGCGGCGTTGCAAATGTTCGGTGTTCAATCATTTGAAGATCTGTCCGGCAAACGGATTTGCGACATCTTTCCAGACGAAGATGCGCATGTCCTGCCATTCGCGTGCTGCTCGGGAAAGTCGGCGCCTCTTGAAACAGACAAGAACCGGTTTGAAGTCACAGGACGCCGCTTTGACGGAAGCCTCTATCCTGTTGAATTGTCTCTTTCCAAAACCATCGTCGAGGGTCAGGACACCTACACCGCAATCTTGCGCGACCTCACCGAGCAAAAAGCAGCGGCTGCGAAATTGCAACAAGTAGAAACCCGCCTCGTAGATGCCATTGAATCCCTACCGGACGGCTTTGTTCTCTATGACGCCGAAGACCGGCTGGTTCTGTGCAACAGCAAGTACAAGGAGTTCTACAGCAGCAGCGCTGATCTGATCCGGCCCGGCCGAACGTTCGAAGAAATCATCCGGGAAGGCGCCCAACGTGGCCAATACCAGGTTACCGGGGACGCGTTGGAGGACTGGGTCGAACTCCGGATGGAGAACCACCGAAATCCCGGCGCTCCAATGGAACAGCATCTGGATGACGGCCGTTGGCTCCGGGTCATTGAATCACGCACCAGCGAAGGCGGTATGGTCGGTTTCCGTGTCGACATCACGGAACTTAAGAAACGCGAACAAGAACTGGTCAGCAGTCAAGGGCTGTTGCGCAATGTGGTCTCCGCCTCCTTCGATGGCATCATCGTCATGGATGGAAGCGGAACAGTTCTCGACTTCAGTCCGGCCGCAGAAGAAGTATTTGGCTGGTCGGCGGTTGAACTCGTTGGGCGGAAGATGTCCGACTACATCATTCCCGAAAAATACCGCGCCATGCACGATGCCGGTCTGGAGAAATTCCTGAAAACCGGGGAAGGACCGGTTCTCGGAAAGCGGATCGAGATCGAGGGCCTGCACCGCGAAGGGCACGAGATCATCGTGGAACTCGCAATCCGCCACACGCGCGGTGAGAAGGGACCACTCTTCCTGGGCTATGTCCGAGACATCACGGAACGCAAAGCCGCTGAAGAAGCCCTTCGGGTAGCCAAGGAAAAGGCGGAAGCCGCGAACGAGGCCAAGGCCCAATTCCTCGCCATGATGAGCCACGAAATCCGCACCCCAATGAACGGGGTGTTGGGTATCTTGAGCTTGCTCCGGGATACCGATCTTGACCCCGTCCAAAAAGCATACGTGAAAACAGCCCGCGAATCGGGCCGCTCCTTGCTGGAACTCATCAACGATATTTTGGACTTCTCCAAACTTGAAGCAGGACGGACCGAGCTCGAAAAAGCTCCGTTCCGGCTTAAGACCGTCGTCAAGAGCATTGCCGACTTGTTCATGCCGATTGCCCAGGAAAAGGGGCTGACAATTGACCTGAACTATCCGGCTGACGTGCCGCAAGTCGTAAGCGGCGATGCGGGCCGGTTGCGGCAAGTGTTGCTGAACCTCGTGTCCAATGCGGTTAAGTTCACCGAAATCGGATCAATCGATATCAGCGTTTCCCTCGACGAGGACGATCCGGTTCAGCCGGTGTTCCGTTTCACCGTCAAGGATACGGGCATTGGCATCGCAAAAGATAAGCACCAGACACTGTTTGGAGATTTCGTCACCATCGACACGAGCTACACCAAAAAACAAGGTGGCACGGGGCTTGGGCTGGCCATCAGCAAACGGCTCTCCAGCTTGATGGACGGGGAGATCCACGTCGAGAGCCTGCCTGGCGCGGGCAGCACCTTCCATTTCTGCGTTCCTCTTGAGCGCGCTGACGATGCTATCGAATTGCCCGAACCTGAAGTCGCGATGCTGGAAGAGCACATTCCAGACGGCTTAACTGTCTTGGTCGCTGAAGACAACGCGACCAATCAGATCGTGGTCTCTCACGCGCTGGAACGTGCCGGCTGTGACATCGATATTGCCAACAACGGCAAGGAAGCGGTCATCGCGGCCCAGAACCGCGATTATGACTGCATCTTGATGGATATTTCGATGCCTGAAATGGATGGCTTGGAAGCTGCGCAACACATTCAGAACGGGCAGCGGAACGCAAAGACGCCGATCATTGCCCTCACCGCTTATGCCTTGCGCGGTGATAGAGAACGGTTCCTGGCAGCCGGCATGTCCGATTTCCTGTCAAAGCCTGTAGAGAAACAGGATCTTCTGGCGTGCATTGCCCGCAATGTCCGTCATCATGCTCCCAAGCTGGATCATGCCGCACCGCAGGCTACGTCTCAGGAACTCGGCGAAGCCCGCACCCTCCTCGCGGATATGCCACCGGAGTTACAGGAAAAGCTTCTGAACCAGTTTAAGGCCGACACCCGAGAGAAAAGCGAATCGGCACGCCTTGCGGCTCAAACGCATGATTTCACACAGCTGGAACGCGCAACGCATGCCTTGAAGAGTGTTGCGGGAACCTTTGGCGCGACGCGATTGACCACGATTGCAGCGGAAATCAACACTCTGGTCCGCGAAGAAAAAACAGCCGCAGCCCTTACACGGGTGGACGAACTCCAATCAATAAGTGACGATACGTTAGCAGATGTGAAAGCTTTGGCGGGCGAGATGGGGATCAACCTGACCTCTGATCCATAA
- a CDS encoding nucleotide sugar dehydrogenase, with amino-acid sequence MKMHVGKFEAVQTLDAFDWRLIETKNTISVIGLGYVGAVSLACLSSLGHKVIGADIDAKKVDSISWGQSPIVEDQLGDLLTAGVNDELLTATTDVAQAVMDSDVTFVSVGTPTSEDGGCDTRAIKAVARSIGTAIAAKDAFHVVVLRCSVPPGTTLEIMTPIIEEVSGKRAGRDFGVCFNPEFLREGTAVADFHAPPKTVIGVTDERTANIMKKIYVPVDDNPIVTSVDVAELVKYVDNVWHATKVSFANEVGRLCKPMGIDSHKVMDIFVQDTKLNLSPYYLKPGFAFGGSCLPKEVRAVSHLAEQLNVNVPLIDSLIPTNDQQVEEAIEMVRKTGAKKAAILGVAFKPGTDDLRESPVLEVIAALRAEGVEVTAYDPAIVPGPHIAQQFEYMQHASPHLKAVVDALPDFLKQTPEEAVADADAIIVSQNGPAIRSVMRSKKEDAAVVDLVRLHAEPPACSRYAGIGW; translated from the coding sequence ATGAAAATGCATGTAGGAAAATTTGAAGCCGTTCAAACACTCGACGCTTTTGACTGGCGCCTCATTGAAACCAAAAACACCATCAGTGTCATCGGCCTGGGATATGTTGGAGCCGTCTCCCTCGCCTGCCTGAGCTCGCTTGGCCACAAGGTCATCGGCGCCGACATTGATGCCAAGAAAGTCGATTCCATCTCCTGGGGCCAGAGCCCGATCGTTGAAGACCAACTCGGCGACTTGCTGACCGCGGGTGTTAACGACGAGCTGCTGACAGCCACGACCGATGTTGCGCAAGCGGTCATGGACTCAGACGTCACGTTCGTCTCCGTTGGCACCCCGACCAGCGAAGACGGCGGCTGCGACACGCGCGCCATTAAAGCGGTTGCCCGGTCTATCGGCACTGCGATCGCGGCCAAGGACGCCTTCCACGTCGTCGTTCTGCGCTGCTCCGTTCCTCCGGGAACGACGCTCGAGATCATGACCCCGATCATCGAAGAAGTGTCTGGCAAGCGGGCCGGCCGGGACTTCGGCGTGTGTTTCAATCCGGAGTTTTTGCGGGAAGGCACGGCTGTTGCCGATTTCCATGCACCGCCAAAAACAGTCATCGGCGTCACGGATGAGCGCACTGCGAACATCATGAAAAAAATCTATGTACCAGTTGATGACAACCCGATTGTCACCTCTGTCGATGTCGCCGAGCTGGTAAAATATGTCGACAATGTCTGGCATGCGACGAAGGTGAGCTTTGCCAACGAAGTTGGCCGCCTGTGCAAGCCGATGGGGATCGACAGTCACAAGGTCATGGACATTTTTGTTCAGGATACGAAGCTGAACCTGTCGCCTTACTACCTGAAGCCTGGCTTTGCTTTTGGCGGCTCTTGCCTGCCGAAGGAAGTCCGCGCCGTTTCGCACCTTGCAGAACAGCTGAACGTTAATGTTCCGCTCATCGACTCACTGATCCCGACCAACGACCAGCAAGTCGAAGAGGCGATCGAAATGGTCCGCAAGACCGGTGCCAAGAAAGCCGCCATCCTGGGCGTTGCATTCAAGCCGGGTACGGACGACTTGCGCGAAAGCCCGGTTCTGGAAGTGATTGCGGCCCTGCGCGCTGAAGGCGTGGAGGTCACCGCTTACGACCCGGCCATCGTGCCTGGTCCGCATATCGCACAACAGTTTGAATATATGCAGCACGCTTCGCCGCATCTCAAAGCTGTTGTCGATGCCTTGCCCGACTTCCTGAAACAGACCCCGGAAGAGGCCGTCGCGGACGCTGATGCCATCATCGTCTCGCAAAACGGTCCGGCCATTCGGAGTGTGATGAGATCCAAAAAGGAAGACGCGGCAGTGGTGGATTTGGTCCGCCTGCACGCTGAACCGCCGGCATGCTCCCGCTATGCGGGGATCGGCTGGTAG
- a CDS encoding sigma-54-dependent transcriptional regulator, with protein MKVLIVEDTLSLATVYEHHLSRAGIETTHVETGQAALSKIRKGGISVVLLDLQLPDMNGLEVLATVREEQLPVTVVVVTSSGSIKTAVDAMQAGAYDFIVKPVAEERLITTTRNALERETLTEVVAEVRKPSGGKANHGFVGSSLPMTAVYKMIESVARSNASVFITGESGTGKEVCAEAIHKSSPRAKKPFVPLNCAAIPKDLIESEIFGHVKGAFTGATGDRDGAAARADGGTLFLDEICELELSLQAKLLRFLQSGTVQKVGSDKLTKVDVRIVCATNRDPQEEVEAGRFREDLYYRLHVLPIGLPPLRARGADILELARHFLTKFGSEEGKTFEGFSVEAEELLMRHPWPGNVREMQNTIRNLVVLNEGPIVEVDMLATLQGRQPSAPKPAQTVPLSVPQAASPASTVVSDTGDVWPQITLSLGQPFETLERSIIEATIDACGGSLPKTARVLQVSPSTLYRKKEIWAAQDGDDTGVAGSEPDEDDMAVNS; from the coding sequence TTGAAAGTTCTGATTGTCGAAGACACGCTGTCTCTTGCCACCGTTTATGAGCACCATCTTTCCCGTGCCGGGATAGAGACGACCCATGTGGAGACCGGTCAGGCGGCCCTTTCCAAGATCCGCAAGGGTGGCATCAGCGTCGTTCTTCTCGATCTGCAATTGCCCGACATGAATGGCCTTGAAGTCCTGGCGACCGTTCGGGAGGAACAGTTGCCGGTTACTGTCGTGGTTGTAACCAGTTCCGGATCTATCAAGACCGCGGTCGACGCCATGCAGGCCGGCGCCTACGACTTCATCGTCAAACCTGTTGCCGAAGAGCGCCTGATCACAACGACCCGCAACGCGCTGGAGCGTGAAACCCTTACGGAGGTCGTTGCAGAGGTTAGAAAACCGTCCGGCGGAAAGGCCAATCACGGCTTTGTCGGCTCGTCCCTGCCCATGACCGCTGTCTACAAAATGATCGAAAGCGTCGCCCGGTCGAATGCGTCTGTTTTCATCACGGGGGAAAGCGGCACCGGCAAGGAGGTCTGCGCAGAAGCCATCCATAAATCCAGCCCGCGCGCCAAAAAGCCGTTTGTTCCGCTCAACTGTGCAGCCATTCCGAAAGACCTGATTGAATCTGAGATTTTCGGCCATGTAAAAGGCGCCTTTACGGGGGCGACGGGGGATCGGGATGGTGCGGCTGCACGGGCCGATGGCGGCACCCTTTTCCTCGACGAGATTTGTGAACTGGAACTGAGCCTGCAGGCCAAACTGCTGCGTTTTCTGCAAAGCGGCACAGTCCAGAAAGTCGGCAGCGACAAGCTAACCAAAGTCGACGTACGCATCGTCTGCGCTACCAACCGGGATCCGCAGGAAGAGGTCGAAGCTGGCCGCTTCCGCGAAGACCTCTATTACCGCCTTCACGTCCTGCCCATCGGACTGCCCCCCTTACGCGCTCGCGGTGCCGATATCTTGGAACTTGCCCGGCATTTTCTAACCAAGTTCGGCAGCGAAGAAGGCAAGACATTTGAAGGTTTTTCAGTGGAAGCCGAAGAGCTTTTGATGCGTCATCCCTGGCCGGGCAATGTCAGGGAAATGCAAAACACAATTCGCAACCTGGTTGTTCTGAATGAAGGCCCGATCGTCGAGGTGGACATGCTGGCGACCCTACAGGGGCGCCAGCCCTCTGCGCCCAAACCCGCACAAACGGTTCCACTCAGCGTGCCTCAGGCAGCAAGCCCGGCTTCAACGGTCGTCAGCGACACGGGCGATGTTTGGCCGCAGATTACACTGTCCCTTGGTCAACCCTTCGAAACGCTAGAACGCAGCATCATCGAGGCGACCATTGACGCGTGCGGCGGAAGTCTGCCGAAAACCGCACGTGTTCTCCAGGTCAGTCCCTCAACCCTTTACCGCAAGAAGGAAATCTGGGCAGCCCAAGATGGGGACGACACCGGTGTTGCCGGCTCGGAACCGGACGAGGACGATATGGCTGTAAATTCCTGA
- a CDS encoding type 2 periplasmic-binding domain-containing protein, whose amino-acid sequence MAQNAAPVALAVRIVESAYDQLGISITKLPMARSRNILTASSNEVDGIIAGPKLFDQEFPFLTRIDVPILQIDIRIFSCNPDLLDGNSVTQKRWGRINGARLLSKYTEGYDDVWLGDTFQELFGMLKLDRLDAVVGPQIALDIYSNHDDRGCIEAVGGSLGQVDFFHYLHSKNGHLVPSVTRVLRDMLDTGKIKEITDAFFGPNAKKRPMPGELEETPDIPPSSDSATQGFN is encoded by the coding sequence ATGGCCCAGAACGCTGCACCGGTTGCGCTGGCCGTTCGCATCGTTGAAAGCGCATATGATCAGTTGGGCATTTCAATCACCAAACTGCCCATGGCTCGGTCCCGAAATATCCTTACCGCATCTTCCAATGAGGTAGATGGCATCATCGCCGGGCCAAAACTGTTTGATCAGGAGTTTCCGTTTCTGACGCGGATCGACGTACCAATCTTGCAGATCGATATCAGGATATTTTCCTGCAACCCCGACTTGTTAGATGGCAATTCCGTCACACAAAAACGTTGGGGCCGGATAAACGGGGCTCGGCTACTATCGAAATACACTGAGGGGTATGACGATGTTTGGTTGGGAGACACGTTTCAAGAGCTTTTCGGAATGCTCAAACTGGATCGATTGGACGCTGTGGTAGGTCCTCAGATTGCCTTGGACATCTATTCCAATCACGACGATCGCGGATGCATCGAAGCTGTTGGCGGCTCCTTGGGGCAGGTCGATTTTTTCCATTATCTGCATTCAAAAAACGGCCATTTGGTACCAAGCGTAACGCGCGTTCTACGGGACATGCTCGATACCGGGAAAATCAAGGAAATCACTGATGCTTTCTTCGGCCCAAATGCAAAGAAACGCCCTATGCCTGGTGAACTAGAAGAAACGCCGGATATCCCACCTAGCTCCGATAGTGCGACGCAAGGTTTTAATTGA
- a CDS encoding MBOAT family O-acyltransferase, translating to MVFSSLEFIYLFLPPVFIGYLVLRHWGWENGIIWWLTIASLVFYAWWTPVYLPLLLGSVVINYGFHRVLRQVRDKFILIAGIVFNLALIAVFKYADFFIGNANLIAGADIPMLNLVLPLAISFFTFQQISFLIDTYKGDIIKCDFGRYMLFVVFFPQLIAGPIVMQKETIPQFKLPVFRNKLVLNLAVGSTLFAIGLFKKIVLADGIAPYANQVFSLAETTNGVPLEAAWIGALAYTFQLYFDFSGYCDMALGLARLFGIRLPVNFNSPYKATSISDFWRRWHITLSHFLRDYLYIPLGGNRSGPIRRYSNLMITMLLGGLWHGASWTFVFWGGLHGAYLAINHGWDALSKNGYVPNVLPRPVGNLLSRGITLLAVVVAWVFFRAESFTGASNIIHGMTGFSTVYEPKLWEGALTGTMQVWAMMIALAAIVFLLPNAIEFTEKYNPVLGLKKLVAQRRSEGFLPVRWQPTTGWALGVSVLFGLALIQTYRLAEMTEFIYFNF from the coding sequence ATGGTTTTCAGTTCCCTGGAATTCATCTACCTGTTCCTGCCGCCGGTCTTTATCGGTTACCTCGTGCTCCGTCACTGGGGCTGGGAAAACGGCATTATCTGGTGGCTCACCATTGCCTCGCTGGTGTTCTACGCTTGGTGGACCCCGGTCTATCTGCCCCTTCTTTTGGGTTCTGTCGTGATCAACTACGGTTTTCACCGGGTGCTCCGGCAGGTCCGGGACAAGTTCATCCTGATCGCGGGCATCGTCTTCAATCTCGCTCTGATTGCCGTGTTCAAATATGCCGACTTCTTTATCGGCAACGCGAATCTGATTGCCGGCGCGGATATCCCGATGCTGAACCTGGTCCTGCCTCTGGCGATCTCGTTCTTCACCTTCCAGCAGATCTCGTTCCTGATCGACACCTACAAGGGCGATATCATCAAGTGCGACTTCGGCCGCTACATGCTGTTCGTGGTGTTCTTCCCGCAGCTGATCGCCGGTCCGATCGTGATGCAGAAGGAAACCATTCCGCAGTTCAAGCTGCCGGTGTTCCGCAACAAGCTCGTCCTGAACCTTGCGGTTGGCAGCACCCTGTTTGCCATCGGCCTCTTCAAGAAGATCGTGCTGGCGGACGGCATCGCACCGTATGCCAACCAGGTCTTCTCCCTTGCCGAGACCACAAATGGTGTTCCGCTGGAAGCTGCCTGGATCGGAGCACTTGCTTACACTTTCCAGCTCTACTTCGACTTTTCCGGCTACTGCGACATGGCACTCGGCCTGGCCCGCCTGTTCGGCATCCGCCTGCCCGTCAACTTTAACTCGCCCTACAAGGCAACCAGCATCTCCGACTTCTGGCGCCGCTGGCACATCACCCTGTCGCACTTCCTCAGGGACTATCTCTACATCCCTCTGGGGGGCAACCGCAGTGGTCCGATCCGCCGCTACTCCAACCTCATGATCACCATGCTTCTTGGCGGTCTGTGGCATGGGGCAAGCTGGACCTTCGTCTTCTGGGGCGGTTTGCACGGTGCCTATCTGGCGATCAACCACGGTTGGGATGCCCTGTCCAAGAATGGCTATGTGCCCAATGTCCTGCCCCGTCCGGTTGGTAACCTCCTGAGCCGCGGCATAACGCTCCTTGCCGTCGTCGTTGCCTGGGTGTTCTTCCGCGCCGAAAGCTTCACCGGCGCAAGCAACATCATCCACGGCATGACCGGCTTCTCCACCGTCTATGAGCCGAAGCTCTGGGAAGGCGCCCTGACCGGCACCATGCAGGTCTGGGCCATGATGATTGCTCTTGCAGCCATTGTCTTCCTTCTGCCGAACGCCATCGAGTTCACCGAGAAGTACAACCCGGTGCTCGGATTGAAGAAGCTGGTTGCACAGCGCCGCTCGGAAGGGTTCCTGCCGGTGCGCTGGCAGCCAACCACAGGCTGGGCCCTTGGTGTCTCGGTCCTGTTCGGACTTGCGCTGATCCAGACCTACCGGCTCGCAGAAATGACCGAGTTCATCTACTTCAACTTCTGA